Part of the Woronichinia naegeliana WA131 genome, GGAAGCGGTAGAAGCTTTGTCTGTAGAGGATCAAAGAGAATTAATTGAGACTCTAAATCATCGTTTTAACTTACGTCAACGTCAACAGCTTATTACAGAAGTTAAAGAAGTTCAAACTGAATATGAATTAGGTCAAGTTAAGTTTGGTTCTGTCAGCGATTTTTTAGAGGAGTTAGATAATTGAGAGAAATTGGCTGGACTCCCAAATCTTTGAGGGCTTTTAAACGTCTTGTTCGTAAAAATCCTCACTTACGCTCTTTAGTTGCTAAAACCTTACAAAAACTAACTGAAGATGCTTTTCATCCTAGCTTAAGAACCCATAAGTTAATGGGAGAATTGAGTGATATTTGGTCATGTTCTATTGATTATAACTACAGAATTTTATTTAGGTTTATAGAAGATTCGGAAAATCACTCTTCGTCAATCCTTTTGCTGAATATTGGTACTCACGATGAAGTTTATTAACAATTTTAAGAGAATAAATGGCGATCGCCTCTCTACTGGTTAAACTGATCAGCGATCATGGGGAAGGACGATAGGGCGATCGTTAGCCGCCCATTCCAAAATAACTGGATCTTTAGTATGTATCAGCCTACGTCTTGGACACGAACTAAATCCAGTTCAGGCAAACGTCTCATTAGACCACGCAATATTGCTCCGTTAAAATTTTCGTCACTTAGAAGGCGCATTTTGTCCCGATTCTTTTTGTGACTGACGAGTAAGCAAGCGTTGCCTCAGATCGACTAAGTTGTGTTTTTGGGTAAGTTGTTGTCTGAGTTGTTGAGCTTTTTGATTGCGCTGCTCTAAATAATTGTCAATTTCCTGACGATGGCTCAGATAATAAGCGATCGCACTGTATATGTCTTCTAAACTCAGAACTGAAAATTGAATAGCGATTTCTTCAGGAGTGGAGCCATTGTGGTATGTGGCGAGTAAACTATCTAAAGTCACTCGGCTCGAACCTATACGGATACCTCCCGCTTCATCCCAACGTAGAGGGGGAGAGGCCGCTTGGAATTTCGCTGGGGCGTTCATTAGGGACATATTGCACCTGAGTTGAACTGTGTAAAAATATTGTAGCAAGAAGCATTATGCTTTGTGATTTCTAATAATCTAACTCAAGATCAAATTTTGATTCCGCAAGTATTCTAACCAGACTTTACAAAAAAATCAATTAGCATCGCTTTTCTATTAGATGATTTATGGGCGATCATGGGAAAATATGGCAGGGCGATCGCGTCTCTACTGGTTAAACTGATCAGCGATCGCGATGGAAATAGAGAAGTTTGCGATCGCTCTTATCTTGACTATAATAAAATTAAACCAACCTTATTAAAAAAAGGTGTAAACTTATGCAAGCCCAGACAAAAATTGCTTATACTCCCGAAGAATATCTGGCGATCGAGATTGCCTCGGAGACAAGACATGAATATATTAACGGAGAAATTATTCCTATGACGGGCGGCACTCCAGAACATAATGAAATTGCGAGTATTCTTAATGCCATACTCAGAATTAACCTGAGAGGAAAACCCTATAGTATTTTTATCGCCGATCAAAGACTGTGGATTCCAGAAAGAAAACTTTATACTTATCCTGATGTGATGGTAATTCAACGCCCAATTCAATTGCAAACAGGTCGAAAAGATACGGTTATAAATCCTATTTTTATTGCAGAAGTGCTTTCTCAATCTACTAAAAGTTATGATAAAGATGAAAAATTTGCAGCCTACCGCACTATTTCTAGTTTTCAAGAATACCTATTGATTGATCAATACAGCCAACATATTGAACATTATTCAAAATCTAATTTTAAGCAATGGATTTTTAGTGAATATAATAACTCAGAAGATTTTATAAACCTGACATCAATTTCCTGTGAAATTTCTTTGTTAGAAGTTTATGAGGGCATTGACTTTAAAACTAACTAACTTAAATTATTTAACCGCGATCGCGTCTCTACTGGTTAAACTGATCAGCGATCGCGATGGAAATAGAGCCGTTTAGAGTACAGCTTATCCTTGAGCTTATCCTTGGTCACGGCACGGTAAGACTTCCGCCATTAGATCAGAAGATATCATCAACGAAAAATTTACAGCAAGATATTATCTGTTGTCATAAGAGTTTTTATTATTTTCTTTGTCCTTAGTTTTTAAGTACGGATGTGGGTTGAAAAAATGACTGACTGATTCCGTCCTAGTCTTTTCGCTTCTAATAATGCCTGATCTGCTTCCTCAATCAAGAGCTTAATGGAACTTTCTGGGGTCGGAATTTGAGTGCGAATGCCTAAACTAATCGTAACAACTCTAATATCAGAATCCTCCAGTTTTGAACCTTGGTGGGGAATCGCTAAGGTTTTAATCGCCAGATGGATTTTTTCGGCAACAGTGCTCGCACCGGCTAAGTCAGTGTTGGGCAAAATAACGCAAAATTCTTCCCCGCCCACACGAGCAACCAGATCCGCCGGACGTTTTAAGGTATTACGGACAGTCTGAGCAATCTTAATCAGACAAGTATCTCCTTTGGGATGACCATATAAATCATTATAGTACTTAAAGTAATCCACATCAAATAGGAGCAGTGATAAGGGGTGCTGTTCTCGATAAAGTCTTTTCCATTCCTGTCGAATGTGAATATTAAAGCAACGGCGATTAGCGATCTTAGTTAAAGGATCTTTATTAATTAATTTGAGCAATACTTGGTTGCTTCGTACAAGCTTAATTTGAGTTTTTTTCAATTTTGCTTCGGCGGCTTCGGCCTGTTCTTTGGCTGCAATCAACAAAATTTCTGCCTCTTTGCGATCGCTGATATCCTTCATCATACTGATCACACAATCATCTCCGTTTAGCCAAGTTAAAGCCGCAGAAATTAAAACGGTCTTTCTTTCCTCTGTCGCCGTCCGAATAATAATTTCAAAGTTTTGTACAATTCCTTGCTGAATTAATTGTTGTTTCAAACGATGCAAATTCTCCAAATTGTCCCAGATACTGAGTTCGATACAGGTGTGACCAAGGATTTCTTGCCTCGTTTTCCCTAAAAGTTGACACAGACTGGTATTTATATCAATTAAACGCCCTGATTCTAAATGGGCAATCCAAACAGGATCCGGACTGGTTTGAAAGATGGTGGAAAACTTTTCCTCCGATTCCCGTAGCGCGATTTCAGCCTGTTTGTGATCGCTAATATCTTTAATGTAGCCATACCAAACAGTGCTGCCATCTAGTATGCGTTGAGGAGTTGCGTAACCGATAACCCAAATAACTCGACCATCATCAAAACGAACTCGATATTCACAATGCCAGGGGGCAAGATTAGCCGCCGAGTCTAAAATAGATTGATAAACACGCTCTAGATCATCAGGATGAAGTACACTTAAAACTGGCGTGGCATCTTCTTGAACTTCCTGAGGAGTAACACCATAGATGAGTTGAATACCTTCACTTGCATAGGGAAAATGGAATGACCCATCTACCCGCATTCTAAATTGATAAATCACACCTGGCAGATGACGAGCAATTTGCCTTAAACGATATTCCGATTCCATCTGCTCCGTAATATCTTCAGAAATCCCTAGCAAATATTGAGGTTGTCCAGATTCATCTAAAATTGGAATTTTTTTAGTGTGTAAAATGCGGATGCCTTGATGTTTCGTCTGAATCGTTTCTTGAGGAATATCAACAATACTCGTTTGGGCTAAAACTTCTTTATCCTTTGCATTAAAAAAGGTAGCTTCTTCTGGTGGAAAGAAATCAAAGTCATTTTTTCCTAGTAATTCTTCTCTAGAGTAACCCAATAGCTTTTCTCCGGCTGTATTCAGACGAAGAAATCTCAATGTTTCTGCATCTTTAACAAAAACCATGTTAGGAATATTTTCAATGATCGAATTCAAAAAGTTCTGCATTTTCGCAGTTTCCATCTCTGCTCGTTTGCGATCGCTAATATCCTGGGCCGTTCCCAGGGTTTGCCATACCCGACCTTCCTCCGTGCGAGAGAAGACAAGATACCGACTTAATAACCAATGCCATTCACCCTGAGCATCCCTAACTCGATAATCTAATTCAACGACTTCATCGTGCTTTAAATTCCGAATTTTTTGCAAAGCATCATAAAGTTTGGGCAGATCGTCAGGATGGCTAATGATGTTAAATAAATCTGCTCCCATTGCTTGGATTTCGGTAGAGGAATAGCCCAAAACTTCTGCTACCGAACGATTGGCATAAACATTCCGCTCTTCAATATGGTCATAAATATATAGAAGAGTCGGGGTTGCTTCAGTAATTTGTTCAATAAATCGTTGACTTTCCCTGAGTTGAATTTCTGCATATTTGCGATCGCTAATATCGAGAACAATGCCATACCAAGCAAGTTCACCGTTATCTCGATATTCAGGGCGACAATTAATTTGTAGCCATTTCACCTGCCCACTGGGTGTAATAAAACGCAATTCATTGTTAAGGGGTAATTTATTATCTACATAATCACTAACATTAGCGAGATAATCAATAATCGTTTGTTGATAGCTGGCTACATCATCAGGATGAATTTGTTGTAAACAAAGATTGGCATCGGCGAGAGCAGCTTCTACACTAATTTCGTGAATATTGACAACAGCTGAATTGAGATACTCAAATCGCATGGAGCCATCCACTCCCTGAATCAAAATATAGATAACCCCAGGAGAAGAGTCGGCAATTTTTTGAAAGCGTTCTTCTGAGGCTCGAAGTTCCTGCTCAATTTGTTTAAGGGTTGTAATATCTCGGCCCGCTGACTGAATTTCGATTAATTGCCCTTGCTCATTAAAAATCCCCTGGTTCATCCACTGCGTCCAACCGATCTGTCCATCAGTCCTAAGATCTCGATTTTCGGCAATAAAGCTAGGATGAGCAGGCGTTAAGGTTAATAATTGGTGATGTATGGATTCTAAATCGTTGGCATCAGCAAAATCGATCCATTTCAGTCCTATAACCTCTTCTAAAGGCCGCCCTAAAGCCTTACATAACGCTTCATTGGCAAAGGTAATGGTGGTATCAGGCGAAGAGCGTAGAACAAAGTCTGCTTGAGTTTGCACTACCTTTTGATACATTGCCCTAGAATCTTGCAGCGCGTTTTCTACCTCCTCAAAGGATCGACGCATTTGAGCCGACATCTGATTAAACGAGACCGATAAACTCTTTAATTCCGCGATCGCACTATCTTCTGGTAAAGGTTTTTGCCAATCTCCCTGGGCTAACGCTTGACTCGCTCGGCTCAATCGTTGAATCGGGTGCGTAATCCAACGGGCTGTTACCACTCCTATTAGGGTAGTCGCGACTAGGGTGAGTCCAGAGAGTAAAAGAGTTCGTTCTCGATTGGATTGGATCTCTTTCATAAAATGGGCTTCGGGAACCACTGTCACGACGAGCCAATCTAAGCCATACCGATCTTGATAGGGGCTGATTCTAACCCAAAAATGGGGCAATTCAGGCAATCGCAAAAGTTGTGAGCTAGTAAAGGCTGAAGCAGGAATGGTTTTTAAACTGCCAAATTTTTGGATTAAACCCTGGGTCAGATCACGAATGATCGGGTTTGGGCTAGTTAAGGCTGATTGTCGTTGGGCCTTACCGTTGACGAGGGAAATAGAGGCATCTTTGTCTGAACTAGCAATCATTAATCCCGATCGCTCCAGAATAAAGATTTTTCCTGAGGTATGACGATTGAGGGTTTGCAAAAAATAGCTAATTTGGGAAAGTTCCAAATCAATGCCTAATACCCCCTGCAATTGTTTTTGGGCATTATAGACGGGGGTACTAGCGGAAAGGCTGATGTGATCGGGTAAGTCTGCCCAGGTATAAACATTACTCCAGATCGGTTTACCTGTTTTGACCGCATCCAGATACCAGGCTCGATTATTGGTTTGAGGATTCGCTTCGGTTCCTAATAATTTTTGGCGATCGCCGGTTTGGTTAACGGCATAAGATCGCAGGACATTCGGGTTAGAACGGGAAATTTCGGCAATTTCTAAGATATTATTTTCCCCATTTCCGGATCCAATAAACCCCCCATCGGGACTCCCAAAATTCACATAGGCAAAATCAAAGGACTTTTTCTGACGATAAAAATATTTACCCAGGGCGGAAAAATTATTCAGGTCTAAAACTCCGGCTTGGACGGCTTCCAGATTCATCTGGTTAATTTTTTGGGCATTGCCGAGATAGGTATCCAAATGTTGATTAACGCGATCGCCGATCTCTGCCATTAAGTCATTCGCTAAATGTTCTACCGCCTTTTGACCACTACGATAGGAAAAATAACCGACTAAACCGACAGCTCCCACAATTTGCACCACAAAAGGAAGGATCAACACCCAGCTTAGAGGGATGTTGGGGAATTTTGATCGCTTGGGTGAGGATGAAGACATTTAGAAATTGCGGGGCAAAAAAGACGGATATCACCGAATCAAGATATGAATCTATGGCAATAATCGTTTTAGAGTCCCCTAAAGCCCCGAACATTAGAGGATTTTTGTATTGCAATTTCTGTTACCATGGGAGGTTAGTCGGCTAAAACAGTCCTAAAGACAGCAATTCTAAAGACCAATCGACAATATGGCTCTGTTGGTTGAGTATTTTGGGGAAATTAGCCGATTGAGAGGCAAGAATGGCGGTTTAACTTTCTCTCTAATACAGAAACTTTACTTATCATACCCAAATAAATGGGAACTCTGTCATTCGTATGAAGCCTAATGATGAATAAGTAAATATTATACAGTACCTTGCAGAATACGGTTTAATTTGCCGCTCCGATAACCTTCTAGATCTAACGTGACATATAAGAAGCCAAGCTCCTGAAATTTCTGCACCACCTGGCTAAGCTCCGTTTGTTGGACAAAGGCTTGAATTTGTTCGGAAGGTAATTCAATTCTGGCGGTATCGCCTTCTGACCGCACCCGCAACTGTCGATAGCCCAAGGTTCTCAGATAAATTTCTGCCCGTCCGACCCGTTGTAGTTTAATCAGGTTAATTTCCTCGCCATAGGGAAAACGAGAACTGAGACAGGGTTGGGCCGGTTTATCCCACCAAGGCAAACCTAATAATTGAGATAACTCTCGCACTTCTAATTTACTTAACCCAATTTCGGCCAACGGCGATCGCACTCCCCGTTCCTGGGCCGCCTGAATGCCTGGTCGATAGTCCTGTAAATCATCGCCATTAACGCCATCGATCACATAGGGATAACCCCGCTCTAGGGCTAAGGGTTTAAGGGTATCATGCAGTTCACTTTTGCAAAAATAGCAACGATTCACGGGATTGCTAGTATAGTTAGGATTCAGCATTTCCTGAGTTTCTACCCATTCCTGGGCAATGCCGATCCATTCCGCCTGATCATTGGCTTCCTCTAATTCCTCTGGTAACAATGACGGAGAAATAGCTGTCACCGCCAGGGCGCGATCGCCCAGCACATCGTAGGCCACCTTGGCTACTAAAGCACTATCCACCCCGCCCGAATAGGCAATTAAGGCACAGTCCATCTCCCGAAAAATGGATTGCAATTGTTGTAAGCGTTCCCTGAGCATTTGGTTATCAAACTCCTGATTGTGACTAAATCGGTAGATGTAAGATAAAACAACTACCCTTCCCTTCCTCTGACACTAACGTAATATCGCCTCCATGTAATTGAGCTAACTTTTTAGAAACGGCCAACCCTAGCCCCGTTCCCTTCTGTTTACGGCTTAGGGAGTTATAAATTTGTTTAAAGGGTTGAAATAACAGTAATTGATCCTCTGGCTTAATGCCGATACCAGTATCAATCACCGAAAAGGTTAACTTATTAGAATATCGTTCTACCTTAAGAGTAACAGAGCCGCGCTCAGTAAATTTAATCGCATTGGATAGTAAATTGAGGAGAATCTGTTTTAGACGTTTTTGGTCGGTCATACAAACATCCACATCCTGAGCAATCTCCAAATTGAGATCTATACCCTGTTCCCTCGCCTTGCTTTGCACAATCGATAAAGAGGAAAGACAAATATCCTCTACTGCCACCATTTCTAAAAATAGCTCCTCGCGATGGGCGTCTAATTTAGAGAGATCCAAAAAATCATTCACTAAAGATAATAAATGTTCTCCTGAATTGACAATCCCTTGGATATACTGCTTTTGCTTCTCATTGAGAGGGCCATAAAGTTCCTCCCGTAGCATTCGGGAAAATCCTAAAATTCCTGTGAGAGGTGTTCGTAGCTCATGGTGAATATGAGACAGAGTTTCGCTATTGCTCTGGTGAAAAGCTTCTATCGTTTCCTGATGAAGGGTTAATTCTTGCAGTTTTCGGTGACACTTAAGGGTTTGATAAAGTAAAGCCAATCTTCCACAGATCTGTTCTAATAGTTGAATTTCTTGAGGCGTAAAATTGCGATTAGAATGGGACGTTTTTAAGACCAAATTGGCGACCAATTCTTCTCTAACCACAATAGGCAAGTTGAGCATGGAATTAATGGCACAGCCTGACTCATTGTACCATTCTCCCAAAACCTGATCGGGCTTTTCTTGATCTAATAGAGCAGTATAATCTACCTCAAAGTATTTACCAATTAACCCTAAAATCTTAACGACAATGGCGGGTATATCAAGATTGATATTGAGGGTCTGGGTAATCATTTCTAGCAAATCTCCCCGCAACTGGAGTGGATATTCATTGGCCAGAAAATGATGGATCCAATGCTGACTGCAAGCGTATTGTTCAACAAGTTTTCTTAGTAACTTAATGTCTCTTTCTTCCCCAAAATCATTATCGTCCGAAGAATGAAGATAAATTCCCCCTAAGTACTGCTGCTGATAAAGACATGGCAGGAAAAGATGGGAATAATGTTGGGAAATTGCTTCATTAAGGACAAAAGCTTGACTGTGATCCTGCTGATTACAGCCGAGAAGAATCCCTTGACTGAATAAGGGTTGTTTGGATTCAATAATATTTTGACAAAAAATTAATAATTGCTCTGGTGGTGATGAAGGAAAATTAAAACCATAGAGACGGAGCGTATGATTAGGATGGAATTCCCAGAAAAAGCAACCCTTAGTACCAACTACGATCCGTAGCAACTCAACGGTTTTCAGTCGCATTTCTTGAGTGGCATCTCTGGTGTCTGTGCTTTCTCCCCAAGATGCTGAAAGATTCAGTTTTGGTTGTGGTTGTGTAGAAAACACTGAGGTCTGACTCAAAATGAAAGTTTAACTAAAAACATTATATTTCGACTTTATATTATCGAGTTTACTGTTAAAAAGCAAAGAGAAGGGGAGTTGATGCAGGGCAAACGCATCTTATCCGAGTAACACCTTAAGGAGATAGTTCTCGTCCCAACCAGCGCGTAGCCGTTGATTCTTGATACCAAGTTTCAGAGTATTTTCCTTTGTGAGCAAGTTAAGAGCGATATGGCGTAAGACGGCTAAATTCTCAGGAGCAAAATCCTTACGAATGCGACAAGCATCCTCATTGAAGGCCAAGTCTAGAACCCAATGTAAAGAGTTTTCTATCAACCAATGACTACGAACAGATTGGGATAATTTTTGAGCATTACTCGGCAGGCTACTGATATAGCGGGTCTCATACTCTGTTTTGCCCTTTAATCGTCTCTCCGCTTGAATCATACAGATGCTCGTCAACTTTGCCCATTTTTCCCCACCCAGCAAAAATTCTGTTTGTTCCATCGTCCAGCAACGGCGAATTTCAATCCGTCCATGTCCCTTGTCTATTGTTTGATGGAAATCATGCTTAATTCCCACAAAATTAATCGCTTGAGCATGAGCGAATAATTGCTCAACATCCTCACATAGATTACCTTGATTGCCTTTTAGTGCCAGAACATAATCTCCTCCTCGCTCTACTATCTGTTGGGCAATCTGAGGTGGCCCCAATAGACTGAACAAAAATAGCGGGGAGTAAAGCTCTGAAGTTAACGGACTCCCTAAGAGATAGCCATAAAATAAATGATCCGATAGAATAGCAAAAGACAGTTTTAACAAAAAGGTAAATTGTATGCTGAAAAAATCAGTACCGGAAATCAGTGAAGACCTAAAATCGCTGTACATCGAAACAGCCAAAAAACTAAAAGGTAGCGACAGGAGACAATTCATGGCACAGGTTGTACAAGGGTTTGGGAATAGGGGGACAAACCTTCGCAGAACGCGAATTAGGGTGGAATAGACGAACAATCCGCAAAGGAACAGAAGAATTAACGAGTGGTCAAGCATTCATAGATGGTCGCAGCCGTAGTGGGCGCAAAAAAAAAGAAACAAAATTACCGAATATCTTAGAAGATATAAAGTCGATAGTGGAGCCGAAAAGTCAAACAGACCCAAGTTTTAAAAGTACGCGATTATATACGAGAATAACAAGTGAAGAGGTGCGTAGGCAACTGATTGTACAATCAGGTTATCAAGAGGAAGAACTACCATTATCGGAAACAATCAGAAGAAAATTGAATGATTTGGGGTATAGCTTAAAAAGAGTATTAAAAAGCAAACCGAAAAAAAGATAGCAGAAACGGAAGCTATTTTTGAACAAATCGAAAAAATCAACAGGGAAGCAGATGAAGACCCAAAGACATTGCGTAAGCTGTCATCAGTTTAACTTGCAATAATACTTGAGCCCTTGTTTTTGATTTTACGTCCCCAACATATTGTCAATCCACCTTCATTAAGAAGTTTATGGATGAGAGATTCTAATTCTTCAATTGATTTGAATAATTTATTTGCAATATATTCTTTTGCTGAATGCCATACCAATTCCATTAAATTATAATCGGGACTATAGGGGGGTAAAAACTCCAAAATAATGTTTGGCATTTCTTCCGTGCTCTCGTCTAGAATTTCTTGCTTTTTGTGGAAGCTCGCATTATCTAAAATAATCACAATCTTCGGACCATTCTTTTCAAAGTCTTCTTTTTTATTTCCTTGTTCTATCCATTCTCTTTGTATGTCTTTGTAAAATTTTAATAATACACTCTTGAAGTTCTGAGAGCTACCAGTGGGAATCAAATCAACCCACCGTTTTTTGTCAGTATATCTAATACCACCCATTACATTGACTCTTCCTTTTCTTCTATCTCCCCTCACTTTTTTACGCTTTCCTTTTTTTGTCCAATGTTTTCTCCGTATTACTCTTAAGCTGAAGCCACTTTCATCCCAAAACCATATCTGGATTGATTCTGGCTTTTCTTTCAAAAGCTTCTTGTACTCTTCAACTTTCTTTCTAAATTCCTCTCTTTTTTGCTCATCTTTTTTATCTTCTAGACTATATTTTGCCCAGATGTAGACAAATCGCTTTGTAATTAGTCACCGCAATAAAGAAGGAAATTATTGAGAATGAGAAGCAAATGAAAAAAGTAAAGAATAATGAAGAAAGGAAAGGCGGTTAAAGAGATAGGTTAGAATAGGGAGACTATGAAAAAACTAGACCCAGTTCCAGACTTAAACCAAGAAGAAGTGAAAATGCCATGGCAAAAAGAAGTGGCAAAAGATTGGTATGAAGATTATCAGAAAGAAAAAGAAGAGAACGAAAAGCTGAGAAAAGAATTGGTAGAGTTAAAGAAAGAGATAGAAAAGTTGAAAGAAAAGCTGAAAAAGCTTAACCAAAGAACGAGTGAAAATAGCTCTCAGCCCCCAAGCAGTGACGGTTACAAAAAGAAAGTCGCCAAAACCTTCGGTCAAAAAGGAAAAAAAAGAGGTCCAAAGTACGACCATGTGGGTAAAACCAGAAACGGGTTTGGTCGGGTAGATGAAATAGTAGATTTAAGGATGGAAAAATGCCCAAAATGTGGTGCGTCAGTGGAAAAGCAAAAGGAGACTATCATCAAAAAAAATCAAATAGCTGAATTAGTCAGTAAACCAGTAGAGGTAAGGGAATATGTTAGGGAAAAGTATCAATGCTCAAAATGTGATTGGGAAGGTTATGCCCCACTTCCTTTGGGATGTCGTGAAGATTTTAGCTACGGTGCAACCTTATCCAGCTTAGTGGGATGGCTGGGATATGGGGGAAATTTGACTTGGCTAAAACAACGATACTTGGTAGAAACGGTCTTTGGCATTCCTCTGTCTCAAGGGAGTTTAGCTAAAATGCACCGATGGTTTTGCGAAAGCTTGTATCCTAGTTATGAACAGTGGTGGACTTACATACAGGAGCCTGGAGTCCGTTGTGTGGACGAAACCAGCTATCGCGTCAATGGGGTTAACTATTGGATGTGGGTGGCTACTTCCTCCTCTGTTTGTGTTTTGTTTCTGGCTCCCAGCCGGAGTTCCGATGAGGTTCATTCCCTATTAGGTAAAGATTTTCATGGGCTTCTCAGTACGGACTGTTGGGGGGCTTACCATCGCCAAAATGCCCAGCATAAACAGAAATGTCTGGCTCATATTGGGCGGGAATTGAAGGCCTTGGAAACTTCCCACTTTTCTGAAAATAAACTTTTTGCTCAGAGAGTTTTTCCTATTCTAGAGCAAGCTCGTCAATCCCATCGAGATTATCATCAAGGCAAACTGAGCTTAGAAGCTTTACAACAACAGCGACCCCTAGTAGAAGCTCAACTTCAAGAGGTTCTGGATAATCCGCCGCCCACGGGATGGGCAAGTGATTCCCAATTGTTATCTAATCGCTTTCGACGTTATTGGCATGATTGGTTTACTTTTCTTACTTTTCCTGAAGTTAAACCTGATAACAATGATGCCGAGAGAGCCTTGCGTCCTGTTGTTATTCATCGTGGGTGCGACCTTTAGTTGATAAAAGCTGTTGTAATCAGGGTTCTACAGGGAACCCATATTGATCAAGTTTTGCCCAAAATTGACTCCATCGTTCCTTGGTCAATACCAAAGCTCGTAGGCTCAAAATAATTCCTGCTCCTTTTTCCTTCCATCGCATCCCTGAACAACATAATCGTTGTTTGACCAACGTCTTACAAGCTGCTTCCGTAACACCTGAACCAATCGGATACTTTTTCTCTAAGTATTCAGCATAATCCATTTGATGCTGATGATTCTCGTAATAAGTAATCGCCGCTTGTAGTTTCTCGGTAAGATTCTTAGAATGACTTTTTTCTTCTTTGACTTCTTTCATCAGATTTAGCAGTTCTCCTGCTTTTCC contains:
- a CDS encoding type II toxin-antitoxin system mRNA interferase toxin, RelE/StbE family, giving the protein MREIGWTPKSLRAFKRLVRKNPHLRSLVAKTLQKLTEDAFHPSLRTHKLMGELSDIWSCSIDYNYRILFRFIEDSENHSSSILLLNIGTHDEVY
- a CDS encoding DUF433 domain-containing protein; amino-acid sequence: MSLMNAPAKFQAASPPLRWDEAGGIRIGSSRVTLDSLLATYHNGSTPEEIAIQFSVLSLEDIYSAIAYYLSHRQEIDNYLEQRNQKAQQLRQQLTQKHNLVDLRQRLLTRQSQKESGQNAPSK
- a CDS encoding Uma2 family endonuclease, producing the protein MQAQTKIAYTPEEYLAIEIASETRHEYINGEIIPMTGGTPEHNEIASILNAILRINLRGKPYSIFIADQRLWIPERKLYTYPDVMVIQRPIQLQTGRKDTVINPIFIAEVLSQSTKSYDKDEKFAAYRTISSFQEYLLIDQYSQHIEHYSKSNFKQWIFSEYNNSEDFINLTSISCEISLLEVYEGIDFKTN
- a CDS encoding PAS domain S-box protein, which translates into the protein MLILPFVVQIVGAVGLVGYFSYRSGQKAVEHLANDLMAEIGDRVNQHLDTYLGNAQKINQMNLEAVQAGVLDLNNFSALGKYFYRQKKSFDFAYVNFGSPDGGFIGSGNGENNILEIAEISRSNPNVLRSYAVNQTGDRQKLLGTEANPQTNNRAWYLDAVKTGKPIWSNVYTWADLPDHISLSASTPVYNAQKQLQGVLGIDLELSQISYFLQTLNRHTSGKIFILERSGLMIASSDKDASISLVNGKAQRQSALTSPNPIIRDLTQGLIQKFGSLKTIPASAFTSSQLLRLPELPHFWVRISPYQDRYGLDWLVVTVVPEAHFMKEIQSNRERTLLLSGLTLVATTLIGVVTARWITHPIQRLSRASQALAQGDWQKPLPEDSAIAELKSLSVSFNQMSAQMRRSFEEVENALQDSRAMYQKVVQTQADFVLRSSPDTTITFANEALCKALGRPLEEVIGLKWIDFADANDLESIHHQLLTLTPAHPSFIAENRDLRTDGQIGWTQWMNQGIFNEQGQLIEIQSAGRDITTLKQIEQELRASEERFQKIADSSPGVIYILIQGVDGSMRFEYLNSAVVNIHEISVEAALADANLCLQQIHPDDVASYQQTIIDYLANVSDYVDNKLPLNNELRFITPSGQVKWLQINCRPEYRDNGELAWYGIVLDISDRKYAEIQLRESQRFIEQITEATPTLLYIYDHIEERNVYANRSVAEVLGYSSTEIQAMGADLFNIISHPDDLPKLYDALQKIRNLKHDEVVELDYRVRDAQGEWHWLLSRYLVFSRTEEGRVWQTLGTAQDISDRKRAEMETAKMQNFLNSIIENIPNMVFVKDAETLRFLRLNTAGEKLLGYSREELLGKNDFDFFPPEEATFFNAKDKEVLAQTSIVDIPQETIQTKHQGIRILHTKKIPILDESGQPQYLLGISEDITEQMESEYRLRQIARHLPGVIYQFRMRVDGSFHFPYASEGIQLIYGVTPQEVQEDATPVLSVLHPDDLERVYQSILDSAANLAPWHCEYRVRFDDGRVIWVIGYATPQRILDGSTVWYGYIKDISDHKQAEIALRESEEKFSTIFQTSPDPVWIAHLESGRLIDINTSLCQLLGKTRQEILGHTCIELSIWDNLENLHRLKQQLIQQGIVQNFEIIIRTATEERKTVLISAALTWLNGDDCVISMMKDISDRKEAEILLIAAKEQAEAAEAKLKKTQIKLVRSNQVLLKLINKDPLTKIANRRCFNIHIRQEWKRLYREQHPLSLLLFDVDYFKYYNDLYGHPKGDTCLIKIAQTVRNTLKRPADLVARVGGEEFCVILPNTDLAGASTVAEKIHLAIKTLAIPHQGSKLEDSDIRVVTISLGIRTQIPTPESSIKLLIEEADQALLEAKRLGRNQSVIFSTHIRT
- the larE gene encoding ATP-dependent sacrificial sulfur transferase LarE, which gives rise to MLRERLQQLQSIFREMDCALIAYSGGVDSALVAKVAYDVLGDRALAVTAISPSLLPEELEEANDQAEWIGIAQEWVETQEMLNPNYTSNPVNRCYFCKSELHDTLKPLALERGYPYVIDGVNGDDLQDYRPGIQAAQERGVRSPLAEIGLSKLEVRELSQLLGLPWWDKPAQPCLSSRFPYGEEINLIKLQRVGRAEIYLRTLGYRQLRVRSEGDTARIELPSEQIQAFVQQTELSQVVQKFQELGFLYVTLDLEGYRSGKLNRILQGTV
- a CDS encoding ATP-binding protein gives rise to the protein MLRIVVGTKGCFFWEFHPNHTLRLYGFNFPSSPPEQLLIFCQNIIESKQPLFSQGILLGCNQQDHSQAFVLNEAISQHYSHLFLPCLYQQQYLGGIYLHSSDDNDFGEERDIKLLRKLVEQYACSQHWIHHFLANEYPLQLRGDLLEMITQTLNINLDIPAIVVKILGLIGKYFEVDYTALLDQEKPDQVLGEWYNESGCAINSMLNLPIVVREELVANLVLKTSHSNRNFTPQEIQLLEQICGRLALLYQTLKCHRKLQELTLHQETIEAFHQSNSETLSHIHHELRTPLTGILGFSRMLREELYGPLNEKQKQYIQGIVNSGEHLLSLVNDFLDLSKLDAHREELFLEMVAVEDICLSSLSIVQSKAREQGIDLNLEIAQDVDVCMTDQKRLKQILLNLLSNAIKFTERGSVTLKVERYSNKLTFSVIDTGIGIKPEDQLLLFQPFKQIYNSLSRKQKGTGLGLAVSKKLAQLHGGDITLVSEEGKGSCFILHLPI